In one Carassius auratus strain Wakin unplaced genomic scaffold, ASM336829v1 scaf_tig00008539, whole genome shotgun sequence genomic region, the following are encoded:
- the LOC113072102 gene encoding transcription factor 15-like — MAFAMLRPMATHLAYSDVVMMSEDDENRSESDGSSEQSYGCCPSAEKRRRMSRNSTVSSVVIVKQRNAANARERDRTQSVNTAFTALRTLIPTEPVDRKLSKIETLRLASSYISHLANVLLIGDGHGGEDAQPCVSAVYSAQEDGGGKQPRTICTFCLSSQRKGIKDGTDCVRMRGITSLRVTRR; from the exons ATGGCATTTGCCATGCTGCGGCCCATGGCGACTCATCTAGCGTACTCGGATGTTGTTATGATGTCTGAGGATGATGAAAACCGCAGCGAGAGCGACGGCAGCTCGGAGCAGAGCTACGGCTGCTGTCCCAGTGCGGAGAAGCGGCGGCGGATGTCGCGCAACTCCACGGTGAGCAGTGTGGTCATAGTAAAGCAACGGAACGCAGCGAACGCGCGGGAACGCGACAGGACACAGAGTGTCAACACTGCTTTCACGGCGTTACGGACTCTTATTCCCACCGAGCCGGTGGACAGAAAGCTGTCAAAGATTGAGACTCTGCGCTTAGCCTCCAGTTACATTTCACATCTGGCCAATGTGCTCCTGATCGGGGACGGTCACGGAGGAGAGGACGCACAGCCGTGCGTGAGCGCGGTTTATAGCGCGCAGGAGGACGGCGGAGGAAAGCAGCCGCGCACCATATGTACTTTCTGCCTCAGCAGCCAGAGAAAAGGG ATAAAGGACGGGACTGACTGCGTCCGTATGCGGGGAATCACTTCATTGCGCGTGACACGCCGGTAG